The genomic DNA TTGAGGTAGATAAAAATCTTCAGGTTAAAGGTAAAACGGAGCTTCAGGGTGAAGCCACTGCGCCAGATATCATCGTTGATGGTAAGTCCACCAAAGACCACGTACATGAAGAACATGACGGCCCATTAACTAAGGAGATGCAATGACTGACCTGGCATTCGTCTGGATTAATGGCCGGGGTGATATTGCGCAGAACGGCGAGGACATGCTGACCGACGACAGTCTGACTAATGACGTCATCATTTCTCTGCATACGGATCGTCGTGCGCTGGATTCAGATGATATTCCCGGCGATAACACTGACCGTCGTGGGTGGTGGGCAGATACCTTCCGTGACCGTCCTATTGGCTCAAGACTGTGGCTGCTTTCCCGTGAAAAGACACTCAATTCAGTGCTCACCCGCGCTGCTGAATATGCGCTTGAGGCGCTGGTATGGCTTAAAGAAGCCGGCCGCGTGAAAAAGATAGCCG from Klebsiella sp. WP3-W18-ESBL-02 includes the following:
- a CDS encoding phage GP46 family protein; amino-acid sequence: MTDLAFVWINGRGDIAQNGEDMLTDDSLTNDVIISLHTDRRALDSDDIPGDNTDRRGWWADTFRDRPIGSRLWLLSREKTLNSVLTRAAEYALEALVWLKEAGRVKKIAVYASQPESGWLQLDIEFTLPDGSVSPYSFKSQYNGI